DNA from Arthrobacter sp. SLBN-112:
ACCGAACTTGAGTTCGAGGGTCAGCTTCTTGCCAACCTCAGCGTCCTCTTCCTTCCAGCCGGCGATGAAACCTTCGGCCTTGAGGATGTCGGCAACGCGTGCCTTGAGCTTGCTGTAAGGCATAGACACGGAGTCGTGGTATGCCGAGTTTGCATTACGCAGGCGCGTAAGCATATCTGCGACAGGATCTGTCATTGTCATGTGGGCTCATGCCCTTCCTCGTAACGGTTTCCGCCGTTCCGTCCTTGACGGAGCGGAGCGGCCGGACCTTTTACGTAGTTAATTAAGCTTCGGTTTTGAACGGGAAACCAAGCGCCTTGAGCAGCGCGCGGCCTTCGTCGTCGGTCTTGGCGGTGGTGACGACCGTGATGTCCATACCGCGGACGCGGTCAATCTTGTCCTGGTCGATTTCGTGGAACATAACCTGTTCGGTCAGACCGAAGGTGTAGTTGCCGTTGCCATCGAACTGCTTGCCGCTCAGGCCGCGGAAGTCGCGGATACGGGGCAGTGCCAGGGTGACCAGACGGTCCACAAATTCCCACATACGGTCGCCACGCAGGGTTGCGTGTGCACCGATGGGCATGCCTTCGCGCAGCTTGAACTGTGCGATCGACTTGCGGGCCTTGGTAACCTGCGGCTTCTGGCCGGTGATCTGGGTGAGGTCGCGGACAGCGCCGTCGATCAGCTTGGAGTCCTTGGCGGCATCTCCAACACCCATGTTCACAACAACCTTGACCAGACGGGGAACCTGGTTCACGTTGGCGTACTTGAACTCATCCTGGAGCTGGCCCTTGATGGTTTCGGCGTACTTGGTCTTCAGACGAGGAACGATCTTCGTTGCCGGAGTCTCGAGAGTCTCAGTCATTAGATGTCCTTCCCGGAGCTCTTGGACACGCGGATGCGGACGGTCTTCTGGACGCCGTTCTTCTCCACAGTGTCGAGGCGGAAGCCCACGCGGGTCGGCTTCTTGGTCGACGGGTCAACCAGGGCCACGTTGGAAATGTGGATCGGGGCCTCTACGACCTCGATGCCGCCGGTCTTGGTGCCGCGCTGCGACTGTCCAACACGGGTGTGCTTGGTGACGCGGTTGATACCCTCAACCAGCACGCGGTTGGTGTCGGTGAATACGCGCAGAACCTTGCCCTGCTTGCCACGGTCGCCGCCGCGCTCAGCCTTGGCGCCAGTGATGACCTGAACCAGGTCACCCTTCTTGATCTTTGCAGCCATGGACTAGAGCACCTCCGGAGCCAGAGAAACGATCTTCATGAACTTCTTGTCACGCAGTTCACGACCAACCGGTCCGAAGATACGGGTACCGCGGGGGTCACCGTCGTTCTTCAGGATCACAGCTGCGTTCTCGTCAAACTTGATGTAGGAACCATCCGCACGGCGGCGTTCCTTCTTGGTACGGACGATGACGGCCTTAACCACATCGCCCTTCTTTACGTTGCCGCCCGGGATTGCATCCTTGACGGTGGCGACAATAACGTCACCAATGCCTGCGTAGCGACGGCCGGATCCACCGAGAACGCGAATGGTAAGGATTTCCTTAGCACCCGTGTTGTCGGCGACCTTCAGTCGCGACTCCTGCTGAATCACTATTTACTCCTTGCGTCGCGCCGGTTCTCAGGCCGTGGTCTTGCTACGGAATGAGCCTTGCGGAACGGTTGATCGGGGTGTCTCTTGACCTGCCTGGATTTTGCCAGACCAGGCCTAAACGCCCGTGCCCGAAGCAGTTGCTCCCATCCGGTCCGGGACGGATCCCGGGCGCACAGGGGCACTATGCTGTGGCACGCTTGTTTACGAGGTTGATGATGGCGCGCGAAAGGCGCCATACAAACTCAATATCCTAGCACGTTTTCCGCCGGTCCCCATATCACCACCGTCCCCTGCCCTGCAAGACGGACGACGGCGTCACCCACGGCGGCCTTTCGGCGCACCCAGGGCGCCACCGCCCGCCAGTCCAGGCCCCGCCGTCGTCCGCTGCCTCCGAAGCCGGCCTGCCGTGACGCGGGCAGCAGCCAGGCCGCCGCTTAAACGAGGAAGCCCCCGCTCCCGGAAGGGAGCAGGGGCAACAGCTAAGCAGCAGGTGCTACTTCGCCTTCTCGAGGATTTCCACGAGCCGCCAGTTCTTGGTGGCGGACAGCGGACGGGTCTCGGCGATGACTACGAGGTCGCCGATGCCGGCGGTGTTCTCTTCGTCGTGCGCCTTGACCTTGGAGGTGCGGCGGATGACCTTGCCGTACAGTGCGTGCTTCACGCGGTCTTCAACCTCGACAACGATGGTCTTTTCCATCTTGTCGGAGACCACGTAGCCGCGACGGGTCTTGCGGTAACCGCGCTCCCCAGCCTTGGCTGCGGTAGCAGTTTCGGTCACGTTCTGGTCCTTTTCACTCACTTGGCGTCCTCCTCGGTCTCAGCCTTTTCAGCCTTGTCGGCCTTCTTGGTTGAAGCCTTCTTGGACTTCTTTTCTTCCTTGGCTTCCACAACCGGTGCGGCAACCTCGGCACGAATGCCCAGCTCGCGTTCGCGGAGAACGGTGTAGATGCGGGCGATGTCCTTCTTTACCGCGCGCAGGCGACCGTGGTTCTCCAGCTGTCCGGTGGCGGACTGGAAACGCAGGTTGAACAGCTCTTCCTTGGCCTTGCGGAGTTCTTCAACGAGACGCTCGTTGTCGAAACCGTCCAGCTGTGCGGGAGCCAGATCCTTGGATCCTACTGCCATTTCTATTCACCACCTTCGCGACGCACAATGCGTGCCTTCAACGGCAGCTTGTGGATTGCCAGGCGCAGGGCCTCGCGAGCTACCTCTTCATTGACACCGGAGAGTTCGAAAAGAACCCGGCCCGGCTTGACGTTGGCGACCCACCATTCCGGTGAACCCTTACCGGAACCCATGCGGGTTTCGGCCGGCTTCTTGGTCAGGGGACGGTCCGGGTAGATGTTGATCCAGACCTTACCGCCACGCTTGATGTGGCGGGTCATCGCGATACGAGCGGACTCGATCTGACGGTTGGTGACGTATGCCGGGCTCAGAGCCTGGATACCCCACTCACCGAACGAGACCTCGGTGCCGCCCGTGGCAGCGCCGGAACGACCCGGGTGGTGCTGCTTACGGTGCTTGACTCGACGTGGGATAAGCATTTAAGCCTGTCCTCCTTCTACAGCAGCAGGTGCTGCTTCAACTGCCGGTGCTTCGGCAGCAGGAGCTGCGTCAGCGGCCGGGCGGTCGTTGCGACGGCGGCGGTCACCGCGGTCAGCGCCACCCGGACGGCCGGGACGCTCGCCACGGCCACCGCGGGACGGTGCGGCAGCAGCCTGTGCGGCCAGTTCCTTGGCGGTGACGTCACCCTTGTAGATCCAGACCTTCACACCGATGCGGCCGAAGGTGGTCTTGGCTTCGTAGAAGCCGTAGTCGATGTTCGCGCGGAGGGTGTGCAGGGGCACACGGCCTTCGCGGTAGAACTCCGAGCGGGACATTTCAGCGCCACCCAGGCGGCCCGAGCAGGCGATACGGATGCCCTTGGCACCTGCACGCTGTGCGGACTGCATGGCCTTCTTCATAGCACGGCGGAATGCCACGCGGGAAGTCAGCTGCTCTGCAACGCCCTGGGCCACAAGCTGGGCTTCCATCTCGGGGTTCTTAACCTCGAGGATGTTCAGCTGGACCTGCTTGCCGGTGAGCTTTTCGAGCTCGCCGCGGATGCGGTCAGCTTCTGCTCCACGGCGGCCGATGACGATACCGGGACGGGCCGTGTGGATGTCCACGCGGACACGGTCACGGGTGCGCTCGATTTCGACCTTGGCGATACCGGCGCGCTCCATGCCCGTGGACATGAGCTGGCGGATACGGATGTCTTCGCGAACGAAGTCCTTGTACCGCTGGCCGGCCTTGGTGCTGTCAGCGAACCAGTGCGATACGTGATCGGTGGTGATGCCGAGTCGGAACCCGTGCGGGTTTACTTTCTGTCCCACTTAGCGAGCCTCCTCTTTCTCCGGGGTAGCGACTACCACGGTGATGTGGCTGGTGCGCTTCTTGATCTGAAATGCACGACCCTGGGCACGCGGCTGGAACCGCTTCATGGTCGGGCCTTCATCAACAAACGCTTCGCTGATGATGAGGTCGCCTTCGTCAAACGCCACGCCGTCGCGGTCCGCGAGGACCCGGGCGTTGGAGATTGCCGACTGAACTACCTTGAATACCGGCTCCGAAGCTGCCTGGGGGGCAAACTTCAGAATTGCCAGAGCCTCATTCGCTTGCAATCCACGAACAAGGTTGACGACGCGCCGGGCCTTCATAGGCGTTACGCGGATGTGGCGCGCAATTGCCTTGGCTTCCATTGCTTTCCTTCTCTCGTCTTTGACGTAAACGCAGGCGCCTAGCGGCGCTTGCCCTTACGGTCGTCCTTGACATGGCCGCGGAATGTCCGCGTGGGAGCGAATTCGCCGAGCTTGTGCCCGACCATCGACTCAGTGACAAACACCGGGATGTGCTTGCGTCCGTCGTGTACGGCGATCGTGTGCCCGAGCATGTCGGGGATGATCATCGAACGGCGGGACCAGGTCTTGATGACGTTCTTGGTGCCCTTTTCGTTTTCCCTGGCTACCTTCACAAAGAGGTGCTGGTCAACGAAAGGACCTTTTTTCAGGCTGCGTGGCATGTGTCCAGGCTCCTATCGCTTGTTCTTGCCAGTACGACGGCGACGCACAATAAGCTTGTCGCTCTCTTTGTTGGGGCGGCGGGTGCGGCCTTCCCGCTTACCGTTCGGGTTGACGGGGTTACGTCCACCGGACGTCTTACCCTCGCCACCACCGTGCGGGTGGTCAACCGGGTTCATGGCAACACCACGGACGGTCGGGCGAACGCCCTTCCACCGCATACGGCCGGCCTTGCCCCAGTTGATGTTCGACTGCTCGGCGTTGCCAACTTCGCCGACGGTTGCGCGGCAGCGCACGTCAACGTTGCGGATTTCGCCGGAAGGCAGACGCAGCTGGGCGAAGCGGCCTTCCTTGGCAACAAGCTGGATCGATGCGCCGGCGGAGCGGCCCATCTTGGCGCCGCCGCCCGGACGCAGCTCGACTGCGTGGATGACGGTACCCACCGGGATGTTGAGCAGCGGCAGGTTGTTACCGGGCTTGATGTCAGCACCGGCACCGGCCTCAACAACGTCACCCTGGGAGAGCTTGTTGGGAGCGATGATGTAACGCTTGGTGCCATCAACGTAGTGCAGGAGGGCGATGCGAGCCGTGCGGTTCGGATCGTACTCGATTTCGGCAACGCGGGCGTTGACGCCGTCCTTGTCGTGGCGACGGAAGTCGATCAGACGGTACTGGCGCTTGTGTCCGCCACCCTTGTGACGGGTGGTGATCTTACCGGTGTTGTTACGGCCGCCCTTTTTGGGCAGCGGACGTACCAACGACTTTTCCGGCGTCGACCGCGTAATTTCGATGAAGTCCGCTACGCTCGAGCCACGACGGCCCGGGGTAGTCGGCTTGTACTTACGGATTCCCATAATTTATTTCCTCGTTAAAGTGGTCTCCGCTACGCGAGCGGACCGCCGAAGATGTCGATGGTGCCTTCTTTGAGGGTGACAATCGCACGCTTGGTGTTCTTGCGGGTACCCCATCCGAATTTGGTGCGCTTGCGCTTACCGGCACGGTTGATGGTGTTGATCGATTCGACCTTGACGGAGAAGATCTTCTCCACGGCCAGCTTGATCTCGGTCTTGTTCGAACGGGGGTCCACCAGGAAGGTGTACTTGCCCTCGTCGATCAGGCCGTAGCTCTTTTCCGACACGACGGGTGCAAGCACGACGTCGCGGGGATCCTTGATGGTGGCTGCACTCACTTGGCATCCTCCTCGTTCTTAGCTGCCTTAGCGGCAACGAATGCGTCGTAGGCAGCCTTGGTGAAGACAACGTCATCAGAGACGAGAACGTCGTAGGTGTTCAGCTGGTCTACGTACAGAACGTGAACGCCGGCGAGGTTGCGCACGGACAGTGCGGCAACGTCGTTATCGCGCTCGATGACGACCAGCAGGTTCTTGCGGTCGGAAACACCGCGGAGCGTTGCCAGTGCGGTCTTGGCGGAGGGCTTGGTGCCTTCAACCAGTTCTGCGACAACGTGGATGCGACCGTTGCGTGCCCGGTCAGACAGTGCGCCGCGCAGTGCAGCAGCAATCATCTTCTTGGGGGTGCGCTGGCTGTAGTCGCGCGGGGTGGGACCGTGGACAATGCCACCGCCGGTCATGTGAGGAGCACGGATTGAACCCTGACGGGCGCGGCCGGTGCCCTTCTGCTTGAACGGCTTGCGTCCTGCACCGGAAACTTCAGCGCGGGTCTTGGTCTTGTGGGTTCCCTGGCGGGCAGCAGCGAGCTGGGCAACGACAACCTGGTGCAGCAGCGGCACGTTGGTCTGAACGTCGAAGATCTCTGCAGGCAGGTCAACCTGGACAGTGTTAGCCATTGAACTAGGCTCCCTTCACGGCGGTGCGTACGAGGACGACCTGGCCGCGGGCGCCGGGAACGGCACCCTTGATAAGGAGCAGCGACTTCTCGACGTCAACCGCGTGGACCGTGAGGTTCAGCGTGGTGTGACGAACGGCGCCCATGCGGCCGGCCATTTTCATGCCCTTGAAGACGCGGCTCGGGGTGGATGCGCCACCGATTGAACCGGGCTTACGGTGGTTCTTGTGGGCACCGTGGGAAGCTCCAACGCCGTGGAAGCCGTGACGCTTCATAACACCGGCGAAGCCCTTACCCTTGGTGGTGCCGATGACGTCGATCTTCTGGCCGGCTTCGAAGACCTCTACGGAGAGCTCCTGGCCCAGCTCGTACTCGGCAGCATCTGCGGTACGGAGTTCGACGACGTGGCGGCGAGGCGTGACGCCTGCCTTTTCAAAGTGACCAGCCAGCGGCTTGGTGACCTTGCGGGGATCGATCTGGCCGTAGCCGATCTGAACGGCGACGTAGCCATCAGCTTCTGCGTTGCGCAGCTGGGTGATGACGTTCGAGTCTGCCTGGACCACAGTGACGGGGATGAGCTTGTTGTTCTCGTCCCAGACCTGGGTCATGCCGAGCTTCGTGCCCAGCAGGCCCTTTACGTTACGGGTTGCGGTCATAGTTTCTCAGCACCTCCCTACAGCTTGATTTCGATGTTCACGTCAGCCGGCAGGTCGAGACGCATGAGCGAGTCAACAGCCTTCGGCGTGGGATCGATGATGTCGATAAGACGCTTGTGCGTGCGCATTTCAAAGTGCTCGCGGCTGTCCTTGTACTTGTGCGGAGAGCGGATTACGCAGTACACGTTCTTCTCCGTCGGCAGCGGCACGGGGCCGACTACCGTTGCGCCTGCGCGCGTGACCGTCTCAACGATCTTCCGTGCTGAAACGTCAATGACCTCGTGGTCGTATGACTTCAGCCGGATGCGGATTTTTTGTCCCGCCATGTCGCCTGACTCTCTTTCAGTCTGTGCTTCCCCGGTTTAGGGCTGCCCTGTTCACTTACTCGTTGTATGGCTGCCGAAGCATTTGAGGTCGTAACCACCATCCGCCGCACAAACTGAATCCGGATGAATCCGGGTTCCTCACCTTGCCGGCGCAACCGACCCCCGCGGTCGGGCGTGTCGCACTGGGCGCACATATAAATCCGCAGTTCCTTGGGGGTGGGTTATGTTTGGTCTTCAGCTTGGACCCTGCACCCGGCATTATCCGGATCGGGACGCGAAGAAGCGCTTGAACAACTCATCTAGTATGCCGGAAATCCGCGGCAGATGCGAATCGGCTCCCGATTCGGCCTGGTCAAGGGCCGTTGCCCGCCATTGCCGAAGACAGGAACGCGCTGGATGATAGGGGAATGACCCTGGAAGGCACTGAATCGGTGACGGAACTGGCTGGACGCGTGCCGCCGTCGTTCACCCTTGGCGTCGCAGCGGCGGCGTTCCAGATCGAAGGCGCGCTCACGGCCGGCGGCCGTGGACCATCGGGCTGGGACGCCTTTGCGGAGAAGCCTGGCGCCATCCAGGACGGCCACTCCCCCGCCGTGGCCTGCGACCATTACAACAGGTTTCCGGAGGATGTGGCACTGCTCAAGGAGTTGGGCGTCGACTCCTACCGGTTCTCGCTCTCCTGGCCGCGTATCCAGCCGGACGGCCGGGGCGGTTTCAATGCGGAGGGCCTGGACTTCTACGACCGGCTCATTGACCAGCTCCTCGAGGCCGGCATCTCCCCCATGGCAACGCTCTACCACTGGGACACCCCGTTGCCCCTGGAACACCGTGGCGGCTGGCTGAACAGGGAGACGGCAGAGCGGTTTGGGGAGTACGCCAGGGCCGCCGGCGAACGGTTCGGTGACCGGGTGGCGCAGTGGGTCACCCTGAACGAACCCGTTTCTGTCACCTTGAATGGATATGCCCTGGGCGTGCATGCACCCGGGCGCCGGTTGATGTTTAACGCCCTTCCCTCCATCCACCACCAGCTCCTGGCTCACGGGCTCGGTGTGCAGGCGCTGCGGGCGGCCGGAGTTGCGGGGGGAATCGGCCTGACCAACCTGCACTCGCCCGTCCGGCCCGCCAGCCGGAAGATCGGCGACCGGCTGGTGGCGCATCTGTACGACCTGCTGGCCAACCGGATCTACGCCGACCCCGTCCTGCTGGGCCGGTACCCCACCTTGCCCTTGTACGCGAAGCCGTGGCTGCGCTCCCTCGGCAAAATCTCCGATGCCGACCTCCGCACCATCCACCAGCCGCTGGACTTCTACGGGCTCAACTACTATTTTCCGGTCAAGGTGGCTCTGGGCCCGGGCATCACGCCGATGCCTGCGGACATGCACAAGGAAGTGGCCAACCTGCCCTTCCATGAGGTGGGCTACGCGGAGTTTGGCAGCACCGGATTCGGCTGGCCGGTGGCGCCGGACCATCTCGGAATCCTGCTGCAGGAAATGCGGGACCGTTACGGGGAGGCCCTCCCGCCGGTGTACATCACCGAGGGCGGTGCCAGCTTCCCTGAACCTGACCGTATTGCCGGAACACTTGAGGACACCGACCGGGTGGAGTACCTGGCCGCACATCTGGGAGCGGCACTGGACGCCACCGCTCCCGGCGGCAAGGCCGAGGGCATTGACCTCCGGGGCTACTACGTCTGGACGCTGATGGACAACTTCGAGTGGGCAGCAGGCTACTCGCAGCGCTTTGGACTGGTGCACGTGGACTTCGAGACCCAGGAGCGGAGGCCCAAGCGGTCCTTCTACTGGTACCAGGCGCTGTCCAGGGCGCGGGGCCACCGGCAGGTGTAGTGCATAGCGGGACGCACTCAGCCTGCGTTCCCGCTGTTACCCCTGCCCCAGCACCGTAAGGAAGATCAGGACGCAGTTCAGGCCGACGATCAGGGTGGCGCTGGTCCATCCGGCGATCCGCAGCGGCTTCGAGTCGGCGTGGATGCCCATCACCTTGCGGCTGCCGGTGAGCCGGATCAATGGAATCAGGGCGAACGGAATGCCGAAACTCAGGAGGACCTGGCTGAGGACCAAAGCCAGGGTGGGTTCGATGCCGGCGCCCAGGACCGCAAGCGCAGGAATCAGCGTGACTGTACGGCGGGCCAGCAGCGGAATCCGCACCTTCAGCAGGCCGCCCATGATGGTGGCGCCCGCATAGCATCCCACCGAGGTTGAGGCCAGCCCGGAGGCCAGGAGGCCCACGGCGAAGACGACGCCGATCACCGGCCCGAGTGCGGACGTTACGGCAGCATGGGCACCGGCAATCGTGTCGGTTCCCTCCACGCCGCGAAGGCTGGAGGCAGCCAGCAACAGCATGGCGATATTGACGACGCCGGCAAGCAGCAAAGCGCCGGCGACGTCCACGCGGGTGGTCCGGATCAGACGGGTCCTGACGGCCGGATCTTCCGAGAACCCGTGGCGGTCTCGGGCCAGGGCCGAATGCAGGTAGATGGCGTGCGGCATGACGGTGGCACCGAGCATGCTTGCCGCGAGCAGTACCGTATCGGTTCCCTCGAACCGGGGCACCAGCCCGGCCAGGGCTCCCCCGGCGTCCGGCGGTGCGACGAACAGTCCCGAAACGAACCCGACCGCAATCACGCCCAGCAGGGTGAGGATGGCAAATTCGAAGGACTTTTGGCTGCGGTGCGACTGCAGTGTCAGCAACAGCATGGACGCCAGCCCGATGATGACTCCGCCCGTCAGCAGGGGCAGGCCGAACAGCAGGTTGAGGGCCACTGCCCCGCCGATGACTTCGGCCATGTCCGTGGCCCCGGCAACGATCTCAGCCTGAACCCAGTAAGCGCGGCGGCGGCGCGTGCCAAGGCGCTGCCCAAGTATCTCCGGCAGGCTCATGCCGGTGGCCAGCCCCAGCTTGGCTGACTGGTACTGGATCAGCACGGCCATCCCGTTGGCAGCCACAAGGACCCAAACCAGGAGGTATCCAAAGCTGGCCCCGGCGGTCAGGTTCGCCGCGACATTTCCCGGGTCCACATACGCAATGGCGGCCACGAACGCGGGTCCGAGCAGGAGCAGGCGGGACCAGAGCCTGGTGGTGGCGGGTTCCGCCGTCATTGTTGAAACAGCCATCACGTATCCTCGTCGTTGCGGGCGTCGATACAACGAGGATACCGCGAATTTAGGTATACCGAAAAGTAGGAATAAGGGCTACCGGCATGTAGCAGTTGTCCCTGCTACTGGTTCTTGTTTGACCTGTTGATCCGCTTGGCCCGGTCAATCTCGTGCCGGAAGTTCCTTCTCACCCAGAACACCCCGCCTACTACGACAACCGCGATGATCAGGAAAATAAGCCATCCCATGATGAACTCCTTTCAGTGCAGCAACAGTACCAGTGGCGGGTTAACGAAAAAGGACAGCCCCGCTGCGATTGCAGCGGGGCTGTCCTTCAGTTCAGCAAGTATTACTTGATGATCTTGGTAACGCGTCCCGAACCAACGGTGCGGCCGCCTTCGCGGATTGCGAAGCCGAGGCCCTCTTCCATGGCGATGGGCTGGATGAGCGCAACGGTCATCTCAGTGTTGTCGCCAGGCATAACCATTTCCGTGCCCTCGGGCAGGGTGATAACGCCGGTTACGTCCGTGGTGCGGAAGTAGAACTGCGGGCGGTAGTTGGAGTAGAACGGGTTGTGACGTCCGCCTTCGTCCTTGGAGAGGATGTAGACGTTGGCCTCGAAGTCGGTGTGCGGGGTGATGGAACCCGGCTTGACGACAACCTGGCCACGCTCGACATCGTCGCGCTTCAGACCGCGGAGCAGGAGGCCACAGTTCTCGCCGGCCCATGCTTCGTCGAGCTGCTTGTGGAACATCTCGATACCGGTAACCGTGGTCTTCTGGACCGGGCGGATGCCGACGATCTCAACCTCGGAGTTGATGGCGAGGGTTCCACGCTCGGCGCGGCCCGTAACAACGGTGCCACGGCCGGTGATGGTGAAGACGTCCTCGATCGGCAT
Protein-coding regions in this window:
- the rpsH gene encoding 30S ribosomal protein S8 — protein: MTMTDPVADMLTRLRNANSAYHDSVSMPYSKLKARVADILKAEGFIAGWKEEDAEVGKKLTLELKFGPNRERSIAGVRRISKPGLRVYAKSTNLPHVLGGLGIAILSTSSGLLTDKQAGKKGVGGEVLAYVW
- the rplE gene encoding 50S ribosomal protein L5, whose protein sequence is MTETLETPATKIVPRLKTKYAETIKGQLQDEFKYANVNQVPRLVKVVVNMGVGDAAKDSKLIDGAVRDLTQITGQKPQVTKARKSIAQFKLREGMPIGAHATLRGDRMWEFVDRLVTLALPRIRDFRGLSGKQFDGNGNYTFGLTEQVMFHEIDQDKIDRVRGMDITVVTTAKTDDEGRALLKALGFPFKTEA
- the rplX gene encoding 50S ribosomal protein L24, with product MAAKIKKGDLVQVITGAKAERGGDRGKQGKVLRVFTDTNRVLVEGINRVTKHTRVGQSQRGTKTGGIEVVEAPIHISNVALVDPSTKKPTRVGFRLDTVEKNGVQKTVRIRVSKSSGKDI
- the rplN gene encoding 50S ribosomal protein L14, producing MIQQESRLKVADNTGAKEILTIRVLGGSGRRYAGIGDVIVATVKDAIPGGNVKKGDVVKAVIVRTKKERRRADGSYIKFDENAAVILKNDGDPRGTRIFGPVGRELRDKKFMKIVSLAPEVL
- the rpsQ gene encoding 30S ribosomal protein S17 gives rise to the protein MSEKDQNVTETATAAKAGERGYRKTRRGYVVSDKMEKTIVVEVEDRVKHALYGKVIRRTSKVKAHDEENTAGIGDLVVIAETRPLSATKNWRLVEILEKAK
- the rpmC gene encoding 50S ribosomal protein L29 yields the protein MAVGSKDLAPAQLDGFDNERLVEELRKAKEELFNLRFQSATGQLENHGRLRAVKKDIARIYTVLRERELGIRAEVAAPVVEAKEEKKSKKASTKKADKAEKAETEEDAK
- the rplP gene encoding 50S ribosomal protein L16; the protein is MLIPRRVKHRKQHHPGRSGAATGGTEVSFGEWGIQALSPAYVTNRQIESARIAMTRHIKRGGKVWINIYPDRPLTKKPAETRMGSGKGSPEWWVANVKPGRVLFELSGVNEEVAREALRLAIHKLPLKARIVRREGGE
- the rpsC gene encoding 30S ribosomal protein S3 yields the protein MGQKVNPHGFRLGITTDHVSHWFADSTKAGQRYKDFVREDIRIRQLMSTGMERAGIAKVEIERTRDRVRVDIHTARPGIVIGRRGAEADRIRGELEKLTGKQVQLNILEVKNPEMEAQLVAQGVAEQLTSRVAFRRAMKKAMQSAQRAGAKGIRIACSGRLGGAEMSRSEFYREGRVPLHTLRANIDYGFYEAKTTFGRIGVKVWIYKGDVTAKELAAQAAAAPSRGGRGERPGRPGGADRGDRRRRNDRPAADAAPAAEAPAVEAAPAAVEGGQA
- the rplV gene encoding 50S ribosomal protein L22 — encoded protein: MEAKAIARHIRVTPMKARRVVNLVRGLQANEALAILKFAPQAASEPVFKVVQSAISNARVLADRDGVAFDEGDLIISEAFVDEGPTMKRFQPRAQGRAFQIKKRTSHITVVVATPEKEEAR
- the rpsS gene encoding 30S ribosomal protein S19 is translated as MPRSLKKGPFVDQHLFVKVARENEKGTKNVIKTWSRRSMIIPDMLGHTIAVHDGRKHIPVFVTESMVGHKLGEFAPTRTFRGHVKDDRKGKRR
- the rplB gene encoding 50S ribosomal protein L2; protein product: MGIRKYKPTTPGRRGSSVADFIEITRSTPEKSLVRPLPKKGGRNNTGKITTRHKGGGHKRQYRLIDFRRHDKDGVNARVAEIEYDPNRTARIALLHYVDGTKRYIIAPNKLSQGDVVEAGAGADIKPGNNLPLLNIPVGTVIHAVELRPGGGAKMGRSAGASIQLVAKEGRFAQLRLPSGEIRNVDVRCRATVGEVGNAEQSNINWGKAGRMRWKGVRPTVRGVAMNPVDHPHGGGEGKTSGGRNPVNPNGKREGRTRRPNKESDKLIVRRRRTGKNKR
- the rplW gene encoding 50S ribosomal protein L23 produces the protein MSAATIKDPRDVVLAPVVSEKSYGLIDEGKYTFLVDPRSNKTEIKLAVEKIFSVKVESINTINRAGKRKRTKFGWGTRKNTKRAIVTLKEGTIDIFGGPLA
- the rplD gene encoding 50S ribosomal protein L4, translating into MANTVQVDLPAEIFDVQTNVPLLHQVVVAQLAAARQGTHKTKTRAEVSGAGRKPFKQKGTGRARQGSIRAPHMTGGGIVHGPTPRDYSQRTPKKMIAAALRGALSDRARNGRIHVVAELVEGTKPSAKTALATLRGVSDRKNLLVVIERDNDVAALSVRNLAGVHVLYVDQLNTYDVLVSDDVVFTKAAYDAFVAAKAAKNEEDAK
- the rplC gene encoding 50S ribosomal protein L3 gives rise to the protein MTATRNVKGLLGTKLGMTQVWDENNKLIPVTVVQADSNVITQLRNAEADGYVAVQIGYGQIDPRKVTKPLAGHFEKAGVTPRRHVVELRTADAAEYELGQELSVEVFEAGQKIDVIGTTKGKGFAGVMKRHGFHGVGASHGAHKNHRKPGSIGGASTPSRVFKGMKMAGRMGAVRHTTLNLTVHAVDVEKSLLLIKGAVPGARGQVVLVRTAVKGA
- the rpsJ gene encoding 30S ribosomal protein S10, whose product is MAGQKIRIRLKSYDHEVIDVSARKIVETVTRAGATVVGPVPLPTEKNVYCVIRSPHKYKDSREHFEMRTHKRLIDIIDPTPKAVDSLMRLDLPADVNIEIKL
- a CDS encoding GH1 family beta-glucosidase, with the translated sequence MTLEGTESVTELAGRVPPSFTLGVAAAAFQIEGALTAGGRGPSGWDAFAEKPGAIQDGHSPAVACDHYNRFPEDVALLKELGVDSYRFSLSWPRIQPDGRGGFNAEGLDFYDRLIDQLLEAGISPMATLYHWDTPLPLEHRGGWLNRETAERFGEYARAAGERFGDRVAQWVTLNEPVSVTLNGYALGVHAPGRRLMFNALPSIHHQLLAHGLGVQALRAAGVAGGIGLTNLHSPVRPASRKIGDRLVAHLYDLLANRIYADPVLLGRYPTLPLYAKPWLRSLGKISDADLRTIHQPLDFYGLNYYFPVKVALGPGITPMPADMHKEVANLPFHEVGYAEFGSTGFGWPVAPDHLGILLQEMRDRYGEALPPVYITEGGASFPEPDRIAGTLEDTDRVEYLAAHLGAALDATAPGGKAEGIDLRGYYVWTLMDNFEWAAGYSQRFGLVHVDFETQERRPKRSFYWYQALSRARGHRQV
- a CDS encoding Nramp family divalent metal transporter, with protein sequence MAVSTMTAEPATTRLWSRLLLLGPAFVAAIAYVDPGNVAANLTAGASFGYLLVWVLVAANGMAVLIQYQSAKLGLATGMSLPEILGQRLGTRRRRAYWVQAEIVAGATDMAEVIGGAVALNLLFGLPLLTGGVIIGLASMLLLTLQSHRSQKSFEFAILTLLGVIAVGFVSGLFVAPPDAGGALAGLVPRFEGTDTVLLAASMLGATVMPHAIYLHSALARDRHGFSEDPAVRTRLIRTTRVDVAGALLLAGVVNIAMLLLAASSLRGVEGTDTIAGAHAAVTSALGPVIGVVFAVGLLASGLASTSVGCYAGATIMGGLLKVRIPLLARRTVTLIPALAVLGAGIEPTLALVLSQVLLSFGIPFALIPLIRLTGSRKVMGIHADSKPLRIAGWTSATLIVGLNCVLIFLTVLGQG